A single Haloglycomyces albus DSM 45210 DNA region contains:
- the pgsA gene encoding phosphatidylinositol phosphate synthase: MAKFLRTSGRARLRRSLEAVARPLARIGLTANIVTMLGTAVIVAAAVVLIPQGRILTALIVITLAAFTDLIDGAMARVSGGGSRFGALLDSTCDRIADGALFAALAFYLFAEGRTVAGAFALWTLVASEVISYVKARAESLGVRGSVGLMERPERLILIGVVAIVELLGVPYAWEAGFALLAVLSSVTVVQRLLYSKRFLNSEDRVDAR; the protein is encoded by the coding sequence ATGGCGAAATTTCTGAGGACCTCGGGTCGAGCCCGCTTGCGTCGTAGCTTGGAGGCGGTCGCCCGGCCGTTGGCACGCATCGGATTGACCGCCAATATCGTGACCATGCTCGGCACGGCCGTCATCGTCGCCGCCGCGGTCGTACTCATCCCACAAGGGCGTATCCTGACCGCTTTGATCGTGATCACCTTGGCCGCCTTCACCGATCTGATCGACGGGGCCATGGCCCGTGTCAGCGGTGGTGGATCTCGCTTTGGGGCCCTGCTGGATTCGACCTGCGACCGAATCGCCGACGGAGCGCTGTTCGCGGCGCTCGCCTTCTACCTTTTCGCCGAAGGTCGAACCGTGGCCGGCGCTTTTGCATTGTGGACCTTGGTGGCCTCCGAAGTGATCTCCTACGTCAAGGCGCGTGCCGAAAGTCTGGGAGTGCGAGGTTCCGTCGGACTTATGGAACGTCCGGAACGCTTGATACTCATCGGTGTGGTCGCCATCGTCGAACTTCTCGGGGTGCCCTACGCCTGGGAGGCCGGTTTCGCGCTACTGGCGGTGCTGTCCAGCGTTACGGTCGTACAACGGCTACTTTATTCGAAACGGTTCCTGAACTCCGAGGATCGAGTGGATGCACGATAA
- a CDS encoding phosphatidylinositol mannoside acyltransferase, with the protein MHDKLHEWAYLTAWRGIRLLPDNVADRLFRYGADRSFRRGGPRVDQLRRNLERVTGTDVDDAMLRTALRSYARYWKEAFRLPSMSDRAFAAAFEMNGFEPVAERARQGMGSIVALPHTGNWDLAGAWVAKQGHGITAVVERLKPEGVYRRFVEFRESLGMHVIPTDGSDTAPLALLGNRLQAGDVVALVADRDLSDSGIDVDFFNATASFPAGPAYLAVRHQVPLYTASIHYEDDRAVCHISGPVDTGQGRLRERMNHTTQQMADMFQKSIADHPTDWHMMQRFWTDQ; encoded by the coding sequence ATGCACGATAAACTTCACGAATGGGCCTATCTGACCGCCTGGCGCGGAATCCGGCTTCTCCCCGACAACGTTGCCGACCGACTGTTCCGCTATGGAGCCGATCGTTCGTTCCGACGCGGCGGTCCCCGCGTCGATCAACTACGACGCAACCTCGAACGCGTTACCGGAACCGATGTGGACGACGCCATGCTGCGCACCGCACTACGTTCGTACGCGCGGTACTGGAAGGAAGCGTTTCGGCTCCCTTCGATGAGCGACCGCGCGTTCGCCGCCGCCTTTGAAATGAACGGCTTCGAACCGGTCGCCGAACGCGCTCGTCAAGGGATGGGAAGCATCGTCGCCTTGCCGCACACCGGGAATTGGGACCTGGCCGGAGCATGGGTGGCCAAGCAGGGCCACGGCATCACCGCCGTTGTCGAACGGCTGAAACCCGAAGGCGTCTACCGACGTTTCGTGGAATTCCGTGAATCACTCGGAATGCACGTCATCCCCACCGACGGATCCGACACGGCCCCTTTGGCGCTCTTGGGCAATCGATTGCAAGCAGGGGACGTGGTGGCACTCGTGGCCGACCGCGACCTCAGCGACAGTGGCATCGACGTCGACTTCTTCAATGCCACCGCCTCGTTTCCCGCAGGACCCGCCTACCTCGCCGTTCGCCACCAGGTCCCGCTCTACACCGCCTCCATCCACTATGAGGACGACCGCGCCGTCTGCCATATCTCCGGTCCGGTTGATACCGGCCAAGGGCGTCTACGCGAACGTATGAACCATACGACCCAACAGATGGCCGACATGTTTCAAAAGAGTATCGCGGATCATCCCACCGATTGGCACATGATGCAACGTTTCTGGACCGACCAATGA
- a CDS encoding glycosyltransferase translates to MRVGIVSPYSFDVAGGVQFHIRDLAETLMARGHEVSVLAPGDANADLPSYVVGAGRSVAVRYNGSIARLAFGPRSAARVRRWLNKGRFDVIHVHEPLSPSLSCLAVLASGDTPVVATFHTALTRSRVLAAGKYLAQLVLERVSARIAVSPLARKVQVEHLGGGATEIPNGVDVGYFREAEPLAEAGPGPTIGFVGRFEEPRKGFPLLAEAFNTVVTEVPTARLLVVGPGEAEAVRRYLNPQAAEQVTFMGAVDNDTKAAMLSALDVYVAPNTGGESFGMILTEAMSAGATVLASDIPAFSSVLDGGRAGRLFRSEDVVDLASNLVDLLKAPDIRLRYRTEADAWVQRYDWSTVAARVSEVYRAAIEAQAVPQS, encoded by the coding sequence ATGCGCGTGGGGATCGTCAGTCCCTACTCCTTCGACGTCGCGGGAGGAGTACAGTTCCATATTCGCGACTTGGCGGAGACCCTGATGGCGAGGGGACATGAGGTGTCAGTGCTCGCCCCCGGTGACGCGAACGCCGACCTACCGTCGTACGTGGTGGGTGCCGGACGTTCGGTGGCGGTGCGCTACAACGGCTCGATCGCCCGACTCGCTTTCGGCCCCCGCTCGGCCGCGCGCGTGCGGCGCTGGCTCAACAAGGGACGCTTCGACGTCATACACGTCCATGAACCCTTGAGCCCCTCGTTGTCGTGTTTGGCCGTACTCGCCTCCGGCGATACTCCCGTCGTCGCCACCTTCCACACCGCTCTCACGCGTTCGCGGGTTCTGGCCGCAGGGAAGTATCTCGCCCAGTTGGTTTTGGAAAGGGTGTCGGCGCGCATCGCGGTGAGCCCCTTGGCGCGCAAGGTCCAGGTGGAGCATCTGGGAGGTGGGGCGACCGAAATCCCCAACGGCGTCGACGTGGGCTATTTCCGTGAGGCGGAACCTTTGGCGGAAGCGGGGCCGGGACCGACCATCGGTTTCGTGGGTCGCTTCGAGGAGCCCCGCAAGGGGTTTCCTTTGTTGGCGGAGGCGTTCAATACCGTCGTCACCGAGGTTCCTACCGCGCGTTTGCTGGTGGTGGGCCCCGGAGAGGCGGAGGCGGTTCGCCGGTACCTCAACCCTCAGGCCGCGGAACAGGTGACGTTCATGGGAGCGGTGGACAACGATACCAAGGCGGCCATGCTGTCGGCTCTGGACGTTTATGTGGCTCCGAATACGGGTGGGGAGTCGTTCGGCATGATTCTCACCGAGGCGATGAGTGCGGGCGCGACCGTGTTGGCCAGCGACATTCCCGCGTTTTCGTCGGTACTGGACGGGGGCCGTGCCGGGCGGCTGTTTCGCTCCGAAGACGTCGTCGATTTGGCGAGCAACCTGGTTGATCTGCTCAAGGCCCCGGATATTCGGCTGCGATATCGCACCGAAGCCGATGCCTGGGTGCAACGTTACGACTGGTCGACCGTGGCGGCACGAGTGTCGGAGGTGTATCGCGCCGCCATTGAGGCGCAGGCCGTGCCGCAGAGCTGA
- the pdxS gene encoding pyridoxal 5'-phosphate synthase lyase subunit PdxS — MSENNSANSQSNVGTARVKRGMADMLKGGVIMDVVTPEQAKIAEDAGAVAVMALERVPADIRAEGGVTRMSDPDMIEGIIDAVSIPVMAKARIGHFVESQVLESVGVDYVDESEVLTPADEANHIDKWNFTVPFVCGATNLSEALRRISEGAAMIRSKGEAGTGNVVEATRHMRQIRADIGRLTTLDEAELFAAAKELRAPYELVAEIARTGTLPVVLFTAGGIATPADAAMMMQLGAQGVFVGSGIFKSGDPAKRAEAIVKATTFYDDPKVIADVSRGLGDAMVGINVDDLSEEEKLAKRGW; from the coding sequence GTGTCTGAGAACAACTCCGCGAACAGCCAATCGAATGTCGGCACCGCCCGCGTAAAGCGCGGTATGGCCGACATGTTGAAAGGCGGCGTCATTATGGACGTCGTCACTCCCGAACAAGCCAAGATCGCAGAGGACGCCGGTGCGGTCGCGGTCATGGCTCTGGAACGCGTTCCGGCCGACATCCGTGCCGAAGGCGGCGTGACCCGCATGAGCGATCCCGACATGATCGAAGGGATCATCGACGCCGTTTCGATTCCGGTGATGGCCAAGGCGCGTATCGGGCACTTTGTCGAGTCGCAGGTTCTGGAATCGGTCGGGGTCGACTACGTCGACGAGTCCGAGGTCTTGACGCCCGCCGACGAGGCCAACCACATCGACAAGTGGAATTTCACCGTGCCTTTCGTCTGCGGTGCCACTAACCTTTCCGAGGCGTTGCGGCGTATCTCCGAAGGTGCCGCCATGATTCGCTCGAAAGGTGAGGCGGGTACGGGCAACGTCGTCGAGGCGACGCGCCACATGCGCCAGATTCGTGCCGATATCGGCCGCTTGACCACCTTGGATGAAGCGGAGCTCTTCGCCGCGGCGAAGGAGCTGCGCGCTCCTTACGAGTTGGTGGCCGAAATCGCCCGTACCGGAACGCTACCGGTCGTCCTGTTCACCGCCGGAGGCATTGCCACGCCCGCCGACGCGGCGATGATGATGCAGCTCGGTGCTCAGGGTGTGTTCGTAGGCTCGGGTATCTTCAAGTCGGGCGACCCCGCCAAACGAGCGGAAGCCATCGTCAAGGCCACCACCTTCTACGACGACCCCAAGGTGATTGCGGACGTGTCACGCGGACTGGGTGACGCGATGGTGGGAATCAACGTTGACGACCTTTCCGAAGAGGAAAAACTCGCCAAGCGCGGTTGGTAG
- the pdxT gene encoding pyridoxal 5'-phosphate synthase glutaminase subunit PdxT — translation MSFAALVWSSVRVPIGVRHFAPRLRTGRFSLSRRILEEYLNSLRPEVAVTPTVGVLALQGDVADHIAMMEATGARAVAVRRQAEIESVDGLIIPGGESTTMSRLLQVFDLFDPLDVLLKDGLPVYGSCAGMIMLASEVWDGRPDQRSFSAIPMTVRRNAFGRQVDSFEAPISFARMAGGPYPGVFIRAPWVESVSGDTEVLGTVTPGQGTSQAHTGASVDAASQRSEGDRIVAVRSGSCLATSFHPEMTQDNRVHEYFLSLVRAART, via the coding sequence ATGAGCTTTGCGGCGCTCGTGTGGAGTTCGGTGCGGGTTCCGATCGGCGTGAGGCATTTCGCTCCCCGGTTGAGGACAGGTCGTTTCAGCCTGTCACGCCGTATTCTGGAAGAGTACCTGAATTCTCTACGCCCGGAGGTAGCCGTGACACCAACCGTCGGGGTTCTCGCCTTGCAAGGCGATGTGGCCGACCACATCGCGATGATGGAAGCGACCGGTGCCCGTGCGGTGGCGGTTCGTCGTCAAGCGGAGATCGAATCCGTGGACGGACTCATCATCCCCGGGGGAGAGTCCACGACCATGAGCCGTCTTCTGCAGGTGTTCGATCTGTTCGATCCCCTGGACGTGCTGTTGAAGGACGGTCTTCCGGTATACGGCTCCTGCGCGGGAATGATCATGCTGGCGTCGGAGGTATGGGACGGACGGCCGGACCAGAGATCGTTCAGTGCTATCCCTATGACGGTGCGCCGTAACGCTTTCGGGCGACAGGTGGACTCCTTTGAAGCTCCGATATCCTTCGCACGCATGGCGGGCGGTCCTTATCCGGGGGTGTTCATTCGCGCCCCGTGGGTGGAATCCGTTTCCGGCGATACCGAGGTCTTGGGAACAGTCACGCCGGGCCAGGGGACGTCGCAGGCGCACACGGGTGCTAGCGTTGACGCAGCTTCCCAGCGAAGTGAAGGCGACCGAATCGTCGCCGTGCGCTCGGGCTCGTGTCTCGCGACGTCATTTCACCCGGAGATGACCCAGGATAATCGGGTCCACGAGTACTTTCTCAGTCTGGTGCGTGCTGCCCGGACTTGA
- a CDS encoding YebC/PmpR family DNA-binding transcriptional regulator, giving the protein MSGHSKWATTKHKKAAIDAKRGKLFAKLIKNIEVAARTGGPDPEGNPTLYDAIQKAKKSSVPSDNIDRAVKRGGGLDGGGVNYETAMYEGYAPGGVALLIECLTDNRNRATSEVRVALTRNGGSLGDAGSVSYLFSRKGQVIVPKTADLDEDEVLMAVLDAGAEEVRDLGENFEVVSEPTDLIAVRTALQEAGIEYDSAESVFQPFTSVPMDADGAKKVFKIIDALEDSDEVQNVYSNIDLSDEVLAALDA; this is encoded by the coding sequence ATGAGTGGCCACTCTAAGTGGGCGACGACCAAGCACAAAAAAGCCGCCATTGACGCTAAGCGCGGTAAGTTGTTCGCCAAACTGATCAAGAACATTGAAGTCGCGGCGCGTACCGGTGGCCCCGACCCCGAAGGTAACCCCACCCTCTACGACGCGATCCAGAAAGCCAAGAAGAGCTCGGTTCCCAGTGACAACATCGACCGGGCCGTCAAGCGTGGCGGTGGTCTCGACGGTGGTGGCGTCAACTATGAAACGGCCATGTACGAAGGCTATGCTCCAGGCGGAGTGGCCTTGTTGATCGAATGTCTCACCGACAATCGCAATCGCGCTACCAGCGAGGTGCGTGTGGCGCTTACCCGCAACGGCGGAAGCCTGGGGGACGCCGGCTCGGTATCGTACCTGTTCTCCCGTAAAGGGCAGGTCATCGTCCCCAAAACCGCGGACCTGGATGAGGACGAAGTCCTCATGGCGGTGCTCGACGCGGGTGCAGAAGAAGTGCGGGACCTGGGGGAGAATTTCGAGGTGGTCAGCGAACCCACCGATTTGATCGCGGTCCGTACCGCTCTTCAGGAGGCGGGCATCGAATACGACTCCGCCGAGTCGGTATTCCAGCCTTTCACCAGCGTTCCCATGGACGCCGACGGAGCCAAGAAGGTCTTCAAGATCATCGACGCTCTAGAGGACAGCGACGAAGTCCAGAACGTGTACTCCAATATCGACCTCTCCGACGAGGTCTTGGCGGCTCTGGACGCTTAA
- a CDS encoding multidrug effflux MFS transporter, protein MTPPANSSTAEAPLSEQTHSKRYVLLLMVVLGILTAVGPLSTDMYLPAFPAIADGLDTTEAYIQLTLTANMVGLAIGQALIGPLSDRYGRRKPLIIGMTVFTLATALSALSTTAYMLIAARAMQGFAGAAGMVVARAVIRDHFTGDAMTRFISKMMFITMLAPMLGPIIGGQIVVVAPWQMIFVLLGLISIAATLLIWRFLPESLPERERREINLKSLGRDVVRLLRTPQFVFPVLTVCFTFATMFTYISSFSFVSQVEFGASEQTYSLIFAIGTIAVLSGNQTNVFLMRREIPAPTRMISGMSLAVLGVVSLFTLHASGQANLVNLTVVVVVMMYGNGLVFPNTGALAMSSQPPNTAGTASALMGCLQMASGGALPALVMFGTVNLQHMAWGMLILSALATIAVSLTVRTYKQPQALAA, encoded by the coding sequence ATGACACCACCAGCGAACTCTTCTACCGCGGAAGCTCCACTGAGCGAACAGACCCACTCCAAACGCTACGTTCTTCTCCTGATGGTCGTGCTGGGCATCTTGACCGCGGTCGGCCCCCTGTCCACTGACATGTACCTCCCGGCCTTCCCGGCCATCGCCGACGGTCTGGACACGACCGAAGCCTATATCCAGTTGACTCTGACGGCCAACATGGTGGGGTTGGCCATCGGTCAAGCCCTGATCGGTCCCCTGTCGGACCGCTATGGGCGACGTAAGCCTCTGATCATAGGCATGACGGTGTTCACCCTGGCCACCGCGTTGAGCGCCCTTTCCACCACCGCTTACATGCTGATCGCCGCCCGAGCCATGCAAGGGTTCGCCGGCGCCGCCGGCATGGTGGTGGCCCGTGCGGTCATTCGTGACCACTTCACCGGCGACGCCATGACCCGTTTCATCTCAAAAATGATGTTCATTACGATGCTCGCGCCCATGCTGGGACCGATCATCGGCGGACAGATCGTCGTCGTGGCACCGTGGCAGATGATCTTCGTGCTCCTGGGCCTCATTTCCATTGCCGCCACCCTGCTCATCTGGCGCTTCCTCCCGGAGAGTCTGCCGGAGCGGGAACGTCGCGAGATCAACCTCAAGAGCCTGGGACGCGATGTCGTACGGCTGCTGCGCACGCCGCAGTTCGTCTTCCCCGTCCTGACGGTGTGCTTCACCTTCGCGACGATGTTCACCTATATTTCGTCGTTCTCCTTCGTTTCACAGGTGGAGTTCGGCGCCTCGGAGCAGACCTACAGCTTGATTTTCGCCATCGGGACCATCGCGGTGTTGTCGGGCAATCAAACCAACGTCTTCTTGATGCGACGCGAGATTCCCGCTCCCACTCGGATGATCTCGGGAATGAGTCTGGCGGTTCTCGGCGTGGTTTCGCTCTTCACTCTTCATGCCAGCGGACAGGCCAACCTCGTGAACCTGACGGTGGTCGTCGTGGTGATGATGTACGGCAACGGACTGGTGTTCCCCAATACCGGTGCCTTGGCGATGAGTTCGCAACCGCCCAACACCGCCGGCACCGCTTCGGCTCTGATGGGTTGCCTCCAGATGGCCTCCGGTGGCGCTCTGCCGGCACTGGTGATGTTCGGAACGGTCAATCTGCAACACATGGCCTGGGGCATGTTGATTCTGTCGGCCCTGGCCACGATAGCGGTGTCGTTGACCGTACGCACCTACAAGCAGCCGCAGGCCCTCGCGGCCTAA
- the ruvC gene encoding crossover junction endodeoxyribonuclease RuvC codes for MRVMGIDPGLTRCGIGIIEGQPGNKGRLIAVGVIRTSADDETPQRLRKLDDELDHYLDTYRPDAVAVERVFSQHNLASVIPTAQAAGIALVHGAKRDLPTHSYTPSEAKAAVCGNGGADKRQVTTMVTRILRLESPPKPADAADALALALCHLWRGALKSRLNQAGRQQVEAKRKAALERYRNQRSSR; via the coding sequence ATGCGCGTAATGGGAATCGATCCCGGCCTTACCCGATGCGGTATCGGAATCATCGAAGGACAACCGGGAAACAAGGGGCGCCTGATCGCCGTCGGAGTCATCCGCACCTCGGCCGACGACGAGACACCGCAACGACTCCGAAAACTGGACGACGAACTCGATCACTATCTCGATACCTACCGTCCCGACGCCGTCGCCGTAGAACGTGTCTTCTCCCAACACAACCTGGCCAGCGTGATTCCCACCGCCCAGGCCGCCGGAATCGCCCTCGTCCACGGGGCCAAACGGGATCTGCCCACCCACAGCTATACTCCCTCGGAGGCCAAAGCCGCCGTCTGCGGCAACGGAGGAGCCGACAAACGCCAAGTCACCACCATGGTGACGCGAATATTGCGCCTGGAAAGCCCGCCTAAACCCGCCGACGCCGCCGATGCGCTCGCCCTCGCCTTGTGTCATCTTTGGAGGGGAGCGCTGAAGAGTCGCCTGAACCAGGCCGGTCGACAACAAGTGGAGGCCAAGAGGAAAGCCGCTCTCGAGCGTTACCGGAACCAAAGGAGTTCACGTTGA
- the ruvA gene encoding Holliday junction branch migration protein RuvA, which translates to MIAQLTGTVAAIGPTYVTVDVGGVGYAVHAGANTLANLAVGHDYVLHVSTRVREDAITLYGFTSLDDRDLFELLQTAQKIGPRIAQDALDALDADQIRNAIANGDIATLSRIPGVGKKSAERIVLDLADKVGPASSPTGLPQQSGRPAEWRQQVSQGIQALGWSAKEAEEVIKELDSDGAGTAQVPTLLKQAIRMLGKK; encoded by the coding sequence TTGATCGCACAGCTCACCGGCACCGTTGCCGCCATCGGACCCACCTACGTCACCGTGGACGTGGGAGGAGTGGGCTATGCCGTGCACGCCGGAGCCAACACCCTCGCCAACCTGGCGGTCGGACACGACTACGTACTGCACGTCTCCACCCGCGTCCGCGAAGACGCGATCACGCTCTACGGCTTCACCAGCCTCGACGACCGGGACCTCTTCGAGTTGCTGCAGACGGCCCAGAAAATCGGCCCTCGCATCGCTCAAGACGCTCTGGATGCTCTGGACGCCGACCAAATCCGTAACGCCATTGCCAACGGCGACATCGCGACGCTGTCGCGCATACCGGGAGTCGGAAAGAAAAGCGCCGAACGCATCGTTCTGGACCTCGCCGACAAGGTCGGCCCGGCGTCGAGCCCGACCGGACTGCCACAACAGAGCGGCCGACCCGCCGAATGGCGGCAACAGGTCTCCCAAGGCATCCAAGCACTGGGCTGGAGCGCCAAGGAAGCCGAAGAGGTCATCAAAGAACTTGACAGCGACGGGGCCGGGACCGCCCAAGTCCCCACCTTGCTCAAACAGGCCATCCGAATGTTGGGAAAGAAATAA
- the ruvB gene encoding Holliday junction branch migration DNA helicase RuvB, whose amino-acid sequence MTDESDISADDWAKALTAAEAGPEDDAAENSIRPGKLDDVVGQTRVREQLHLLLESARRRGSAPDHLLLSGPPGLGKTTLAMIVAAEMGVSLRQTSGPAIERSGDLAAILTSLAPGEVLFIDEIHRMARPAEELLYTAMEDFRVDVVVGKGPGATAIPLDLEPFTLVGATTRSGLLTGPLRDRFGFMGQLEFYTDAELATIVHRSAAILEVEIDAAGADEIARRSRGTPRIANRLLRRVRDFAQVRSDGSIDAATADAALDLYDVDILGLDRLDRAVLNALVGTFGGGPVGVTTIAVAVGEQSDTVEEVSEPYLVRTGLIARTPRGRVATAAAWRHLGKTPPDTIPL is encoded by the coding sequence ATGACCGACGAATCAGACATCAGCGCCGACGACTGGGCGAAAGCCCTCACCGCCGCCGAAGCCGGTCCCGAAGACGATGCCGCCGAAAACTCCATACGCCCCGGGAAACTGGACGACGTCGTCGGTCAAACCCGAGTACGCGAGCAGTTGCACCTACTGCTGGAAAGCGCACGACGGCGGGGAAGTGCCCCCGACCATCTTCTGCTCTCCGGCCCACCCGGCCTCGGGAAGACCACTCTTGCGATGATCGTCGCCGCCGAAATGGGCGTCAGCCTGCGACAGACCTCTGGTCCCGCCATCGAACGTTCCGGCGACCTGGCCGCCATTCTCACCAGTCTTGCGCCCGGGGAAGTCCTCTTCATCGATGAAATTCACCGTATGGCGCGGCCCGCCGAAGAGTTGCTGTATACGGCGATGGAGGACTTTCGAGTCGACGTCGTCGTCGGAAAAGGGCCCGGAGCCACCGCCATCCCCCTCGACCTGGAGCCGTTCACCCTGGTGGGGGCGACGACTCGCTCCGGTCTGCTGACCGGACCGCTGCGGGATCGCTTCGGCTTCATGGGCCAACTGGAGTTCTACACCGATGCCGAGCTCGCCACCATCGTGCACCGTTCGGCCGCCATCCTCGAAGTCGAGATCGACGCCGCGGGAGCCGACGAGATCGCGCGGCGCTCGCGCGGCACTCCGCGAATCGCCAACCGGCTCTTGCGACGAGTACGGGACTTCGCTCAAGTGCGGTCGGACGGTTCGATCGACGCCGCGACCGCCGACGCGGCCCTGGATCTCTACGACGTGGATATCCTCGGTCTGGACCGTCTGGACCGTGCCGTCTTGAATGCGCTGGTTGGGACCTTTGGGGGAGGACCGGTCGGTGTGACCACCATAGCGGTCGCGGTCGGTGAACAATCCGACACCGTGGAAGAGGTTAGCGAGCCGTATCTGGTGCGTACCGGTTTGATAGCGCGCACGCCGCGCGGTAGGGTTGCCACAGCCGCAGCCTGGCGTCACCTGGGGAAAACTCCGCCGGACACGATTCCGTTGTAG
- the yajC gene encoding preprotein translocase subunit YajC, whose protein sequence is MLDAQIQLAQDGGDSGSFIPMLLMMVAIFALLYFVMIRPQKKRQRQQAEMQNTVDNGTKVVTIGGLYGTVVDSDDDTITLEASEDTFLVFARQAIGRVIPEEEAATETEAAEDPKLTDDDLDKLRDGDDDKKDHGKNY, encoded by the coding sequence GTGCTCGACGCTCAGATCCAGCTGGCGCAAGACGGCGGCGACAGTGGAAGCTTCATTCCCATGCTCCTGATGATGGTGGCGATTTTCGCGCTGCTGTATTTCGTCATGATCCGCCCCCAGAAGAAACGCCAGCGCCAGCAGGCGGAAATGCAGAACACCGTGGACAACGGCACCAAGGTCGTGACCATCGGTGGGCTCTACGGCACGGTCGTGGACTCCGACGACGACACCATCACCTTGGAAGCTTCGGAGGACACCTTCCTGGTGTTCGCTCGGCAGGCCATCGGACGCGTGATTCCCGAAGAGGAAGCCGCGACCGAAACCGAAGCCGCGGAAGACCCGAAGCTCACCGATGACGACCTTGACAAACTTCGCGACGGAGACGACGACAAGAAAGACCACGGCAAAAACTACTAA